The genomic interval atGTATTCGGGCCCAGAAGTGCTTTTTTAATATCTATAAAGCAACTTCAATGTCAGTTGAAAAACATAGTTAAGTAATGCAGAAATTATgtgttttccttctttttccATGAAACATTTTTTGTGGTCTACCAAATCAGCCCTATATGTTCAGGTGCAGCATACGCAGTAGGTGCAGCTTTGCAAAAAGGTAAATGCGTAATTTTGGATAATGCACGGGTTGGATGAGACTTTCTGTTTATTCACGGCTGTGGTAGGACAATGCCCCTAGTGAGACAGCGCCTTCCGGAGACTGGCTAttaacataataaaatattgtgCTAATTATGAAAACACAAAGAAGGCCTTTTCGTTAAAACAGTAATAAAGAAACATAGTATGGACtcaattttatttacattgatCGGACAACTCATGTACAAAATGTCATACGAAACCCACTTTCAATAAGAAATAATACAGTCCCTGTATCCCCATGCTACGCTCATAAAAATGTCTACAGGTGCCAAGTTTTgccatttaaaagaaaacaaacacattagatACTGGTAGAATATTTGACAATagtttattcatcaaaatatttatataaatcgAATAGTGTGTGCTTATGTTAAAATCCCTACATTTAGTAAGTGGTCTAGCTTGAGGgattcatttattacatttttgtacaCTAATCAAGAAAGTACTTGGCAATTGCAACTCgcaattaaaataaagagtTTGAAGCCTCTAGGCTTCAAAAGTGTTGTTGCCTTATGTGGCTTTAATATTAATGATTTGCTATAGTCACCATCAGCAATAAAATCTTAAAGGGAAATATACCTTGTCCAATACGCAAATTGACAGTTCAGTATAACAGACGGTCACACAATTCCTGTCATTTGTGATCTTATGAAAGCTATGGGGTGAGTGAACTGGGAGAGGGGATGATTAACAGTACTCGTGAAGCCCACTAAAGGCGGGGACACCTGTGCCAGGTTGCCGCTCAGTGTCCCAGGTGCTGCACTCTCGTGGTAAAGAATCGGAACCCTGACAATCCTTTGGGTGGAATAGGAGATGCTAGTGGCTTCCATATCGGCAGCTAGCTGCCTCTTCCACTTGTTCCTTCGGTTCTGGAACCAAATTTTTACCTGCGTTTCGGTTAGTTGTAAAGAAGCGGCCAGTCCCGCCCGCTCAGTGCTGCTCAGATAACGTTTTATGTCGAAGGTGGACTCCAGTTGAAAAACTTGACTCCGACTGAACACCGTACGAGTCTTCTTCTTGCGAGCGCCTTTCGAATCAGGTGTCTCACCGTCGTCTCGCGCGAAACAAAGAGACCCTGTTTCGTCATCTTTGTCATCTGTCAGACTGCCCTCTGCCCTCTCGTCGGGTTCGTTGTCTTCCACCCGCTCCGGTAGAGCGGGAGAATCCCGGTCGCTGGTTGGTAGGGAGTATCCGGTGTCATCAGAGTTTCTGGAGTGGCACTGCGGACCTGAAATGAATGAGAAGTGTCGAGACGCCTTTGGTAAACTGTTTCTGCTACATATTACTCACAGGCCAATACGGATCAATAAGTAGGCGaccttttctctctcaagcGTGATATCAACTCTCATTCTACCAATCATAAGTCTAAGCGATCGCTGTATTTGATGGTAGACAACAGGCAGCCATTCTGTAGCTACATCGCACTGAACAAATAGGAAATAAGCTTACATGGAAACTTGTAATAAAACACCGTAAGTATAACCTTTTCCAACTGCATGATAAGCAAGATAATCCTTCTTGACGAGTTAGAGTCGTTAGTGTTACGTATTGATACGGTGCACTACCCATGTAAAGAGGAACTGCTTGGAGACGTTTTACGCACCGGGTAGAAGAGAATAAGTCTTGTTATTATGGCTTGTTGTGGGCTATGCATGAAAAACAATGCagcacaatgttttatttttattgccaCGTCACGATGTACAGTGTATTGTaattgaaaaatacatattttattgtcTATAACTGAACGCAGCAACCTCCAAACATTGTCAATCTCTTTACGTTGTTTTCGTCGTCAAGATCTAAGGAAACACGTAGGCTATCCTCGCATGCTCCTCTTTGAGCGGATCAGCCTAAGAAGAGTTTAAGCTATTAGTTAATAAACGTACTACGTTTGGGCGTGGTTATAGGCTATTTTGCTTCCGTACAGGCAAACATAAGCGGCAATTAACAAAAGTGACACTTACTGTGTAAATCGCCCCAAGCTTTGTTGGGCGATGTCCCACACCAGTCCGAAATGCAACCGGCTTCAGCGAGGCGTTGGGCGTTTAATCTAAAGTACGACACTTGACGCTCCACTTGGCTGCAGCGACTCTCAATGACAGCGACTTGGTTGTATGACAGACCCGTTTCCTTACAGCCCCCCTCATCTTCAGTCTTAGACCGCCTGTCTGTAGTCCTGGTTGTAGAACGAAGTAAATTCTCAATGGAAAATGATGAGCTTCTTGACGCTGGATCATTACGTTGGGTTTCGGGTACCTTATCAAGCATGTTTATGGTCGTTTTTAAACCACCTAGTCTCAGATAAATCTTTCACTTTTAAATATTTACGTCCAATGTTCAGACATTACTGGGTGCCTTTTTTCTTTCGCTCAGTTACGCCTTGTGTTTCTCTCGAAGTCCGTCGAGCTATCCATCAGAGCTCGAGACAGCGCGAGACCGTGAGAGAATTCGTAGATATATGGCTCAGTATCTCAGCCTACTGTACATTCCACGGCGCGAGATCCACGCGCAGCACATAAATTGCGTCTTTCTTGCGATTGGACAGTAGGGCAGCGGGCAAGATTAGTCAAAGAGGAATACTCGCATTGAGTTCCTTTCTACGCTGGGTGATAGTCTGTTGCCTCGAGGGGTTGGAGGGACCCTGTTTCTCAGATGCTTTATTTAGGTCAATTAGAAAGCAAATCGAAGCAGAGACGACTGTGTCCCCCAGCTAGGATATACGGTGGAAGAGATGGCTTCTTGGAGAATGACACAGTACCTCCTATTGGCTACTTTTGTATTTGCACGCACTTTATTGTGCCTCATGAAATGATTATTCAACTGTTAGGAGAATGGGCACCTGCAGTTGACATAATAGCAGTAGGTTTGCATTTCACAATTATATTCTGTTATAGGCTGTAACTTACTTGGTTTTTATAAAATTAAACTCATTTTCTAAAAGGGATTAGAACGTATAGGGATATGATTTCGAAATGTTACGAAATAACGCATTATCtgtcattaataataacaattaataATACTTATTTATTTAGCAGCAAATGGAAGCAAACGATCTGGGCttagtttgtttttattgtaagaCTACGTTGTAGTCTATTAGGTTCAGTCAACATGTTTTAGGCTTCTTGATGGCTTTACTTAAAGTAACTTTAGTGTCCTATATGTGTATCGATATAgtactttaaaaataataatttcgcTATTTTTGCAGGCCCCAAGAAGTTATGCCCAATTACCGAATGATAGCATAGGCCAATAGccttcatttataaaaaattaaattcaAGTTGATTAATGTGATCCtataatcaaataaataaacagaatgcaTGCGTGCAAAATAGGCTACAACGTCTTAATGGGACTGAAATTTAAACAAGTTGTATATATGAAGTTGGTTTGAGTATTTGGTTTGAGTACTTTGTGTGTACATATGCATTAATTTCTACTTTAACAGTTTTAGTCTAGCATTGAAATGCGAAATATGTTGTGTTACGCTTGTGTATCCAGTTATtagtattatcattattattattgttaatataattatgaaatgtatttttgcatATCCATgcacattcttaaaaaaaattatattctgtCCAATTCCACATTATACTCTAAACTTGGTAGTTAAAAATCACTTTCCCCAAAACTTTCCCGATTGCCCATTAACCcaatttagtaaaaaaaaatctactctAAATATTTATTGAATGTTAATGTTAGGCCATATTGGTCAATAGGTCCACTGACCTTTATTGAAGTTCATTgccaattcatattttggtttaaCTCTTTATCGTTAAACCAGGTTAGGTAATGGTCACGTGAGTCGTAGAGATTTATAGTGGGTCATTTCCATACGAtgagtttatttgtattttggaCAAGTTATCATTAGCCTACTAGGATCGGCGTGGTGTTATAATAGAATACAAATATAACCCattacttttattgaaaatacacATAGGTCAGCAGCAAGcttatttaaacaaataaacaatgagATCATCTAAATTCCCAAACCAAATTTCTGTCATCAGTACAGTAGATTATGTTTGAAATCTCAATTTAAATTACTATGTTTAATCTTTATTTCTTACTTTCTGTCCAAGTCTCAGAaactttgtttttgaatgtacaATTGTTGATGGACCATCAAGCTCTGTCCGTCTAATTCTGAAACTGAAACTGTTTCATTTTTCCACGCTTTGTAGGATGGCTGTCTTTTAGGTTAGTTGAGTGAtattaacatttgtttaaaattgtGATGTAATCTGTGACAGTCTTAGAGGCATCACCAACTTTTCATTCATTATCCCACGATAAGCACATTTGACTAAATGTGCACCTCACCAACTACTGGACTCGAGGACATGTGAATCATCCGATAAGAGAAGATCGTTTGCCTGTCATATATCATGGTCTGGAGCTTTTCGCAGGACACCAAAACAACCTTGTGTTGGTTATTATTACAGACAAAATGTGTGTCTACGCGGCTGCATTTATACATAGCACGATACTACATATGACTTCACACAGTCATTACATTATTTCAGTTGAAGACACTGAGCAGAAAATTACAATGGTAGTTGTGGCTCTAAAACCTATGTATTTAGGCACTCTGCTTTACTTATAACAGGTATGTTCATCACGAGTttgtgtaaaaagaaaaaaggtacTTTTTTATGCGAGTAAAACCCAATAGGGTTTGTTTAGAAATGATTGTTAAATCTCTCTCACTCTAGAACTTTTACATATTGTTGATATTGTGCCACAACAGGACAGCAGTTTTAATCTGTTGGGAAGTGTATGTCCATATTTTGTATTGACTTGTAagcgcctgtgtgtgtcactgataTGTATATGCCAAACATGTGTAGCATTTTAgcagaatacatttaaaatcatcAGGAGTTTTCCAAAATATCTAACACAAACTACACAACAGTGCAACACTGATAAGTATTACAGATATGTTAAACCCTATAAGAATGTGTGAAGACAGGACAAACCAAGGTAGATAGATTTGAACTTGTTTTGTGCTTCTAAACTCTGGATTTGCGCATATGATGAGACAATCTCACGGATATGATTATGGCAGAATATGATATGTCCATGGCATAAAAAAAACGCATGATAGGAATACACAGTCTGTTTTCTTGCcaagtgaaatgtattgatttgaAGGAAAATGTCACTATGATAGAGACATTCGTCTACCCTCAGTGATTTGAAGGCAactacagcacacacacacctcctccatgctgtCATCAGAAGCTAATGGTGTCTTCCTTCAATCACAGCCTTTGTTTACATCTAAAAAGAGCTTCAGAACTAATGCAAAAAAGAACAATGATTTATCAATTAAATTGAATTGCTGCACAAAAAGTAGATAAAATTGACTTTCTCCAAAAAGAAAGACATCCTCCTGGTATACCTATAGAGTTTATATAGGATTTTAGCCCGAGCAAAAATTCAAGCAGACATATCCCTGTAAATCCAAGACAACCTTGAAATGTACTCATTCCACTAAGTGAACATCCGATGGAATGGGGTGTGGTCTTCCTTGCTATATTTTCAAGAATTTCAAGAATTTTTGAAGTAAAGTTATTCGATTGGGGCTGTGACGCCTCTGATTTTAAAGCCCTAAATTAACATGAAAAACGTTCCTTCACCGTTGCAACAGAAGGGGGAGGGATCGATGCAAGTGAGGACACGGTCTTGAATCTTTGTCCTACATTTTCATAGAAAACCTTAATTGTATTATGTATTCTGCAGTATGTCTTGCTtgtaaaacaacataaaaatgttaCGGCAGTTGACTAACTGTTGTTCATTTCTGTATATACTACATTCCTTTGCATCTCATTTAATCCAATGTAATCCCACTGTAGTCCCACTGTATTTAGTCTAGAATTtaatgacattattgttaatcccACATAATACATCAAAATGATTTCTCCATAACTTCTTACAGGATGTCGAGATGGGAAGTGTACTTAAAAGGCTCTGATATAGATACTACTGCGACACGCACTAACTGATGATTAATCTGATGTCCGTGGTTGTAGTCTTAAGATTGTTTATCCAAACACTGAAACCTATAATAGCCGCATCCGGATGGAAAGTCCTGAATTCCAATTCTATATCATTagcaatgtaaatgttttgcattttttccTCCCGTCTGCTTTGCAGAAATGTGCTCCGTGGGGCCTGTCGGGGAGGGGAAACCTGTGTCATTACCGCAGTAGCAGAAACGATAATAGGTCACTGTCACAGTGCACTCTGCTGAGGTCAAGGCCATGTCCCAGAATGCAGTAGTGTATATGAGGTCATAGAGGTCCAGACATCTTGAATGTATCTGCCTTTAGAAGGGCAGTCATCCAGAACACCCTTGCTTTTAGAAATGTCTGGAGCTTGGCGCTATTGATGAACCTCTCTTATTTAGAAGTATGCTTGGGGAGATGTCTGACTCTACCTCCCTTTCgctcctttctcttttttctccctctgtctcattcttttttcCAAAATGCCACAATGTACCTAAATCTAATCCAAACTGCCACAATGtgcttaaaatatttgtttagtgCCGTTCTTATGTTTGACACGTAGCTCTTTACACAGCGCATTGATGTACGTTGTATAGCAACTAACGATAGTTAAATGCAGGAACCCCGCATCTCTAACTTCTAAGTATTCCTTCTTCCTCATTTTATCTCCCCCAGAAACTCAAAAGACCACTCCAGATCAGGTCCATTGAAACTGACACATACTTCTCCCCAGTTTATTCCATTGCCTTTCACCTCAGTGCACCCGGGACGCAATTCACCAGGACAGGCCAAAAGGCATTATAGGATTTGTTTGGTTAAGTCATTAGCGAAGCACATTGCTAAAGCCTTAACTGGACCCAATatttgaagacaaaaaaaacacaccaaatTGTTTCAAGTATTAGGTTGGAGTTCCAATGTGCCGTTTTTTGACGAACACAAATAGCATTTTAAAAACGGGGATTTTATCATGACACAAACTACGAATACCGTTTGCTTAACCCCTTAACAGCAAATTAACCCCGGTTAAGGCCAGCTCGTCAGTTCGGCACAATAGAGGGAAAGGCTTGACATTTTAAGCACATCACAGCTTAGTGCCAAGAGCTGCCCTCTCCCATAGATCAGTTGTGTGGAGTCGCTGGTTGGGGAGATGGCAAGACCAAAGACCAAGTTCAAAGAAGTCAAATATCTATAAACGCCCTCACTAAAACGACATTCAAATGCATGGTGTTTCCTCCATGAAAGGCAGTGGCGACATCAGAGTGACAGTTGTGatgaaaaaaatagaaattaaaTGGGTAAAAGATAATTTTCTGATAACAATCAGTGACCCAATATCACTAAAAACTATTCTCATCTTTGACCCACACAATTGTTTACACAAAGGCTGTATTCGTTAGTAATTAGACTTCTGCGTTCCGTTTGAAACACACCCCGTACGTTTATGAGCCTCTGAGTGTACTGCAGGAATCAAACATCAGCATAATCTCAGAGCTCCTAACCATATAGGCCTGCATTATGTTAAACTAGTTGACTCAACGCGAGGTTAATTAGCCTGGCCTGTGTGAGATAAGTGCAGGTACACAGGAAGAACGTATTCTCCCTCAGGGCTGGAACAAAGGAGCACTTCTGATGGATTACATAGTCCGTTCGAAATAAATAGGCTTATTGGACATTAGATCAATTTATCCGAGTTATGTTCCAAGGCATATTTTTCTTTCCATAATTCCCCTAATGCCTTCAGCAGTGCCAGGAACTGGGGTCAAATGTTAAGACAGCACTTCCAATGCAGTCCAAGTCCTGTGGTGGTTGATAACAGCATTGGTAACAATTGTGTGTCATTATTGGATTTGATTGAGTTTTGACTAAGAATGGAAACTAACTTTAAGATTTCACCTACGTTCTAAGGCCAGAGAAGGTGCTTTTGGTAGGTAGCATCAAGCATCTTAACTTGGACAACTTGACCAAAATCCCATTCTCTGACTGCTCTTGTAGGCTTTGTGGTTCAGCTAGTATTTGTGAGTAAACTGGAATTAACCCTGCTTAATAGGGGAAAGTTACCCGACGGGACGAATTCCTCTCAAATACTAGAATCGCgtgagaaaggaggagagcGCAGTCAAGGTAGCATGGAAAAAAAAGGCAGCTGACTTGAAAGTACACTGCCCCCAAGGTCAAAGCACTTCTGTCATATTAGCTTATACACGAGGTccatatttttcaataaatcaTGCCACGAAGCCATAGCGGAGAGTGTAGGCTATTAGGCGGCTGTGCTTGATGTCTGTTTCCTCCAATGGAAGTAATGAGGATAATGATAATGAATAATAAGTTTGTTATGTTTGATAGGCCTGGTGAAGCATATGGGTGAggtaacattacatttattggATTTTGCATGTGATAAagttatttccatatttgttttttataaacAAAAGTTTTCTACTCATGTTAAATACTTGACAAAATGACAAATAGCCTCCATATTGGACTGCCACTAATATCTATAGCGTGTCATTTGCCCCCCAAATTGTATTACTGCCATTTCTGCGTATCACTATGCAACATTACcgttttattattaaatattgaaTAGGAGCAAAACATTGTGTTTCTTGATGACGGAAGTTGATTGCGGTAATATATATTAATCACAGTAGCTGATTGAATACAAACATGTTGATTCGAGAAAGGAAGGATACAAAAATCGAAGAAAgacatggaaaaataaaaactgtttttgtatCTAATATTCGCTCTCGTCCGTTATTTAAAAGCTTAAGGGTTGGTTTGTTTACCGGTTGCCCCGCTTGAGGATATTTACACGACAAATAAATTGTTATTAAGGGTATTGATCGAATATGATGATATATTTGTTTGCAACTCGGAAGATCAGTCTATTTATATCAATAACATAAATGTTTCCCATAAATATCATTAAGGCCTGCAATCATAGTTTTCTGAAGTAAGACTGAAAAAAATGGTTTACAATTGCTCTTGCACGTATGGTTTAACTTAGGTTATAACCCATAACAGAAAACTTGATCAGATTTTAAAACGAACAAGATGTGATCATAAATTAAGTATGTAGGTTTAGAAACACGGTTCACATTAAACATGACAACATTCCCCATAAtgctcatctttctctctctctgtctctctctctctccatctccttccaAGAATCCAAAAAACGATTGCTTTACAGCAGCAAGGCCATAGTGTAGCCTACTTTCTTGTTTCAATCATTTTGGGACAATCTATGGATTTTCCCCACAGAGGTTACACTCTACGGAGGAACATCTGATATGATTAAACATACATGGGCAAGGGGCAGGCCAAGATAACCAGAAGCGACGTGAAAGATGAAAGagtccacttttaatgtgtgCCTCGAGGACACCGGATTGCCTGGGCTCTGCTTGTCACGCGAGTCCTTTTTACTCAGGCCTCCAACGAAATCCAAGCGCACCTCTGACCCGAATCTACCTCTTTTGACAAGGTGAAAGTGATTTTTTATCGCTATTCAAGGATAGCAATGAAAACTGCCCTCGATTTGAGGACATTAAAGTGCTTTTAATgaattcttaatagaatgccaATTCACCCATAATCATagcgagacagagaggaagtgaTCTTAAATTATGAAACTATAGTATCTAACTTTTGGTCTACGTGGCAAAGATTGGCCTATGCCATAACAGTGGTATAAAATATCATTTTAGTGAATAAGTCAGCGGCAAACTGAATCCCAATC from Esox lucius isolate fEsoLuc1 chromosome 24, fEsoLuc1.pri, whole genome shotgun sequence carries:
- the LOC105020661 gene encoding homeobox protein HMX1, producing MLDKVPETQRNDPASRSSSFSIENLLRSTTRTTDRRSKTEDEGGCKETGLSYNQVAVIESRCSQVERQVSYFRLNAQRLAEAGCISDWCGTSPNKAWGDLHSPQCHSRNSDDTGYSLPTSDRDSPALPERVEDNEPDERAEGSLTDDKDDETGSLCFARDDGETPDSKGARKKKTRTVFSRSQVFQLESTFDIKRYLSSTERAGLAASLQLTETQVKIWFQNRRNKWKRQLAADMEATSISYSTQRIVRVPILYHESAAPGTLSGNLAQVSPPLVGFTSTVNHPLSQFTHPIAFIRSQMTGIV